One Aegilops tauschii subsp. strangulata cultivar AL8/78 chromosome 7, Aet v6.0, whole genome shotgun sequence genomic window carries:
- the LOC109779144 gene encoding uncharacterized protein, whose protein sequence is MAASTDKVEFGTGAAAAAAPKQEPSWEYHLRKYLMLLATLVATATYAAGLSPPGGVWQESGRDGEGRSHEAGDPVLYHSARYLAFFYFNATAFAASLVVNLLLLVLNERRTAWLAVLRFVMVLDLLGLMGAFATGSCEDLPTTVYVSTLVVALAAYVGIHILLATYAPSEAGQTSPSQVVVREKERPDDALKLKEQRKVLLLLATFATGISYAAGLNPPGGFLGETEGRHEAGDPMLKVHQLARLMAFFYCNATAFVASLLIIVLLLGRRLQRYYADLQMYGFILVVLLGLLGAYAAGSSRKADTTAYVVVLVAAVLVYILLVMVVMVLVPDPLKSSGSWLRLKSISARASHWLQERGCHQNQTESQSSSPARELLATSGGGWQGSLADEVNTGNKNEGIEKAKSLILLLATLAATITYQAGMDPPGGVWQEADEQGRYKAGDPILLFKHAARYKAFFYCNSTAFVASLVVILMVQNKSLMSGHVLEVAMILDLFGLIGAYAAGSCREVSTSIYVVALAGAVLVYVVIHVVFFTLDNEDLSNEEKRRIDKRRKRLLLLAILVATITYQAGLTPPGGFWTKDGPKYSAGSPVLEDHDEYRRRYLAFFYFNSTSFMASMALIVMLVNPNLYRPGIRCYALYVCMVVALFGLMGAYAAGCARQLRTSIYVFVLVGAVVAFIVVQLLVFFKFFESCATPDGENGSSSGSSAAAGSSSKANTPSSSSRPRRGSSPKPRPSTEATSRRRKYLMLLAILAASVTYQAGLKPPGGVSERWATAGNSLLRRSDLARFRAFFYCNSTSFVASVVVIVLLLQESLQDHALLLYAMNTAIVLDLLGLLGAYAAGSSREWDTSGYVIALAAAVLAYVGIHLVLWMLGGRRGRGRVASVPQQLLPAVPKDTRRCSSSPC, encoded by the coding sequence CGGTACCTCGCCTTCTTCTACTTCAACGCGACCGCCTTCGCGGCGTCGCTCGTCgtcaacctcctcctcctcgtgctCAACGAGAGGCGGACGGCGTGGCTCGCCGTGCTCCGGTTCGTCATGGTGCTGGACCTGCTCGGCCTCATGGGGGCCTTCGCCACCGGGAGCTGCGAGGACCTGCCGACCACCGTATACGTCTCCACGCTGGTCGTCGCTCTCGCCGCCTACGTCGGCATCCACATCCTCCTGGCCACCTACGCGCCATCGGAGGCCGGCCAGACCTCCCCCTCGCAAGTGGTGGTGCGCGAGAAGGAGAGACCCGATGACGCGCTCAAGCTCAAAGAGCAGCGCAAGGTGCTGCTGCTGCTCGCGACGTTCGCGACCGGCATCTCGTACGCCGCCGGCCTGAACCCGCCCGGTGGCTTCCTTGGCGAAACCGAGGGCAGACACGAAGCTGGCGACCCGATGCTGAAGGTCCACCAGTTGGCTCGTCTGATGGCCTTCTTCTACTGCAACGCCACGGCGTTCGTCGCGTCGCTGCTCATCATCGTGCTGCTCCTGGGACGACGGCTGCAGAGGTACTACGCCGACTTGCAGATGTACGGGTTCATCCTCGTCGTGCTGCTCGGCCTCCTGGGCGCCTACGCCGCCGGGAGCTCGAGGAAGGCCGACACGACGGCCTACGTCGTCGTTCTCGTCGCCGCGGTCCTCGTGTACATCCTCCTCGTGATGGTGGTCATGGTGCTCGTCCCGGATCCTCTCAAGAGCAGCGGCTCCTGGCTAAGACTCAAGAGCATCTCCGCGCGCGCGTCGCACTGGCTGCAAGAACGCGGGTGCCACCAGAACCAGACCGAAAGTCAAAGCTCATCGCCGGCGCGTGAGTTGCTGGCGACATCAGGCGGCGGGTGGCAAGGGAGCCTCGCCGACGAGGTGAACACGGGCAACAAGAACGAAGGCATCGAGAAGGCCAAATCTCTGATTCTGCTGCTCGCCACTCTCGCCGCCACCATCACTTACCAAGCGGGGATGGACCCGCCCGGCGGCGTGTGGCAAGAAGCTGACGAGCAAGGGCGCTACAAGGCCGGCGACCCGATCCTCCTGTTCAAGCACGCTGCTCGGTACAAGGCGTTCTTCTACTGCAACTCCACCGCGTTCGTCGCGTCCTTGGTCGTCATCCTCATGGTCCAGAACAAGAGCCTGATGAGCGGGCACGTGCTGGAGGTGGCCATGATACTGGACCTGTTTGGCCTCATCGGCGCGTACGCCGCCGGGAGCTGCCGAGAGGTGAGCACCTCCATCTACGTCGTGGCCTTGGCGGGCGCCGTCCTGGTGTACGTGGTCATCCATGTCGTCTTCTTCACCCTCGACAACGAGGACCTGAGCAACGAGGAGAAGAGGAGGATCGACAAGCGGCGCAAGCGGCTGCTGCTCCTGGCCATCCTGGTGGCCACCATCACCTACCAGGCCGGGCTCACCCCGCCGGGCGGCTTCTGGACCAAAGATGGCCCCAAATACAGTGCGGGTTCCCCAGTCCTCGAAGACCACGACGAGTACCGGAGAAGGTACCTGGCGTTCTTCTACTTCAACTCGACGAGCTTCATGGCGTCCATGGCGCTCATCGTCATGCTCGTGAACCCGAACCTGTACCGGCCGGGCATACGGTGCTACGCGCTCTACGTGTGCATGGTGGTCGCTCTGTTCGGCCTGATGGGCGCCTACGCCGCCGGGTGCGCCCGGCAGCTGCGCACGTCCATCTACGTCTTCGTGCTCGTCGGCGCGGTCGTCGCCTTCATAGTCGTGCAGCTGCTCGTGTTCTTCAAGTTCTTCGAAAGCTGCGCCACCCCCGACGGAGAAAACGGCTCCTCCTCCGGGTCAAGCGCCGCCgccggcagcagcagcaaggcaAACACGCCGTCTTCCTCCTCTAGGCCACGACGAGGTAGCTCACCCAAGCCCAGGCCCAGCACGGAGGCGACTTCCAGGCGGCGGAAGTACCTGATGCTGCTGGCAATCCTGGCGGCAAGCGTCACCTACCAGGCCGGCCTGAAGCCGCCGGGCGGCGTGTCGGAGCGATGGGCCACCGCGGGGAACTCGTTGCTGCGCAGGAGCGACCTGGCCCGGTTCCGGGCCTTCTTCTACTGCAACTCCACCTCCTTCGTGGCGTCGGTGGTGGTCATCGTGCTGCTGCTGCAGGAGTCCCTGCAGGACCACGCCCTGCTGCTCTACGCCATGAACACGGCGATCGTGCTGGACCTGCTGGGCCTCCTGGGCGCCTACGCCGCCGGGAGCAGCCGGGAGTGGGACACGTCCGGGTACGTCATCGCGCTGGCCGCCGCCGTGCTCGCCTACGTCGGCATCCACCTCGTGCTATGGATGCTCGGCGGCCGgagaggccgagggagagtggCCAGTGTCCCGCAGCAGCTGCTGCCCGCTGTGCCGAAAGACACAAGGAGATGTTCTTCCTCCCCGTGTTGA